One Kangiella geojedonensis DNA segment encodes these proteins:
- the bioB gene encoding biotin synthase BioB, whose product MSNLDYLNSGKVRNDWSLAEIEAIYNQPFNDLLFAAQLIHRQNFNPNEVQTSTLLSIKTGACPEDCAYCPQSGHYNTGLSKEKLMAVQKVIEKAQQAKKNGATRFCMGAAWRSPREKDLDVVIEMVRQVKDLGLETCVTLGMLTDEQAGKLAEAGLDYYNHNLDTSPEYYEQIITTRSYEHRLDTLQNVRDAGINVCSGGIIGMGEKINDRYGLIKQLANMPEHPQSVPINMLVAVPGTPLGEVEKLDEFDFIRMIATARIVMPKSYVRLSAGREDMNEQTQALCYFAGANSIFYGEKLLTTANPEAEADSILFKRLGIQPEQRHHSKEQIEEEAAEIVAKGVTKAAEEATASKKPLFYDATEVN is encoded by the coding sequence ATGAGCAATTTAGATTATTTAAATAGTGGCAAGGTTCGCAATGATTGGAGCTTGGCTGAGATAGAAGCTATCTATAATCAACCATTTAACGACTTATTGTTCGCTGCTCAATTAATCCATCGTCAGAATTTTAACCCGAATGAAGTACAAACCAGCACGTTATTAAGTATTAAAACCGGTGCTTGCCCTGAAGACTGTGCTTATTGTCCACAATCAGGTCACTACAATACGGGGCTATCTAAAGAAAAGCTGATGGCGGTGCAGAAAGTCATCGAGAAAGCGCAGCAGGCTAAGAAAAATGGCGCCACACGTTTTTGTATGGGCGCCGCCTGGCGTTCACCGCGTGAAAAAGATTTAGACGTTGTGATTGAGATGGTTCGCCAGGTTAAAGACTTGGGGCTTGAGACTTGTGTGACTCTTGGCATGCTAACGGATGAGCAGGCGGGCAAGTTGGCGGAAGCGGGCTTGGACTACTACAACCACAACCTTGATACGTCACCGGAATACTACGAGCAAATCATTACGACTCGTAGCTATGAGCATCGTCTCGACACGCTGCAAAATGTGCGTGACGCAGGAATTAATGTATGTAGCGGCGGCATCATTGGTATGGGCGAAAAAATCAATGATCGCTATGGCTTAATTAAGCAACTAGCTAACATGCCTGAACACCCACAAAGTGTACCGATTAATATGTTGGTTGCGGTTCCAGGCACACCACTTGGCGAAGTAGAGAAATTAGACGAGTTTGATTTTATTCGCATGATCGCAACTGCTCGTATTGTTATGCCAAAGTCTTACGTCCGTTTATCGGCGGGTCGTGAGGATATGAATGAGCAAACTCAAGCTTTATGTTATTTCGCCGGTGCTAACTCCATTTTCTATGGCGAAAAACTACTGACCACAGCTAACCCAGAAGCTGAAGCCGATTCTATTTTGTTTAAGCGCCTAGGCATTCAGCCAGAACAGCGTCACCACTCTAAAGAACAGATTGAAGAGGAAGCTGCAGAGATCGTCGCAAAGGGCGTTACAAAAGCGGCTGAAGAAGCAACTGCTAGCAAAAAACCGTTGTTTTATGATGCGACCGAAGTGAACTAG
- the bioF gene encoding 8-amino-7-oxononanoate synthase, with protein MWNKLETRLKQRQAQDMMRHRLTLESGQDTEVSIAGEHFVNFSSNDYLGLASHPTLSEATQKAIHRYGLGSGASHLVVGHSEEHHRLEEELAEFLGVERALLFSSGFMANYGVLTSLFDRKDLLIQDKLNHASLIDGGRSSEAKMLRYAHNDMSALERQLKHQVDTKLIVTDGVFSMDGDLAPLPEMLELSEQYKAKLMVDDAHGFGVLGASGKGTLEHFELEQSRADIYMATFGKALGGYGAFVAGKSLLIESLVQFARSYIYTTAMPPAVAAANRAGLKLVQSEPERRQQLQNNIDYFKQLAADKNLPLMESDTAIQPILLGSNERAVAISQGLRSKGLLVVAIRPPTVPENSARLRVTLTANHKRQHIEQLIEAIAELQVKH; from the coding sequence ATGTGGAACAAGCTCGAAACTCGTCTTAAACAACGGCAGGCGCAGGATATGATGCGCCATCGTTTGACCTTAGAGAGTGGCCAAGACACAGAGGTCAGTATTGCTGGAGAGCATTTTGTTAACTTCAGCAGTAATGATTATCTGGGATTGGCAAGTCACCCCACGTTAAGTGAAGCAACACAGAAAGCAATACACCGTTATGGCTTAGGTAGTGGCGCTTCACACTTAGTGGTCGGGCATAGTGAAGAGCATCACCGTCTTGAAGAAGAGTTGGCTGAATTTTTAGGCGTTGAGCGAGCGCTTCTTTTTTCGTCGGGCTTTATGGCTAATTATGGTGTACTAACCAGCCTTTTCGATCGCAAAGACTTATTGATCCAAGATAAGTTAAATCATGCATCCTTGATTGACGGTGGGCGTTCAAGTGAAGCGAAAATGCTTCGTTATGCGCATAACGACATGAGTGCATTAGAACGTCAGTTAAAACACCAAGTCGACACTAAGCTCATCGTAACCGACGGCGTTTTTAGTATGGATGGGGACTTGGCGCCGTTACCAGAGATGCTGGAATTATCAGAACAGTATAAAGCCAAGCTCATGGTTGATGATGCTCATGGCTTTGGAGTCTTGGGAGCGTCCGGTAAAGGCACTTTAGAGCATTTTGAGCTTGAGCAGTCACGAGCTGATATTTACATGGCGACCTTTGGCAAGGCGCTTGGTGGTTATGGTGCTTTTGTAGCGGGCAAAAGTTTACTGATTGAAAGTTTGGTGCAGTTTGCTCGAAGTTATATCTATACTACGGCAATGCCGCCAGCAGTGGCTGCGGCGAATCGAGCTGGCCTAAAGTTGGTCCAATCGGAACCAGAGCGCCGGCAACAATTACAAAACAATATTGATTATTTTAAACAGTTAGCGGCTGACAAAAACTTGCCCTTAATGGAGTCGGATACCGCGATTCAACCGATACTGCTAGGCTCAAATGAGCGAGCGGTAGCGATAAGCCAAGGATTACGAAGTAAGGGCTTATTGGTCGTTGCGATTAGACCGCCAACTGTGCCAGAAAATAGTGCTCGTCTTAGGGTTACCCTAACCGCTAATCACAAACGACAGCATATTGAACAATTGATTGAAGCTATTGCAGAGCTACAGGTAAAGCATTAG
- the bioH gene encoding pimeloyl-ACP methyl ester esterase BioH → MSKLKPYIETVGQGPDLVLLHGWGLHSGIWELITEQLSQHFTLHLIDLPGFGRSPLPGGDYSIELLTDQVLKVTPEKAHYLGWSMGGLVATNIAISHPQRVESLITVSSSPRFVQADDWQHAMKPNIMDSFCRYLEEDYQGTIIRFLAIQAIGSETQKEDIRRLRDTVFIHGMPASRALREGLNLLNDVDLREQMNAISVPFLRLYGRLDSLVPAKAAEEVGQLVPHSEHHVFPKASHAPFLSHTDQFVEKVREFLVA, encoded by the coding sequence ATGAGTAAATTAAAACCCTACATTGAAACCGTTGGGCAAGGTCCTGACTTAGTGTTGCTCCATGGTTGGGGGCTACACTCAGGTATTTGGGAGTTGATCACGGAGCAATTATCCCAGCATTTCACCTTGCACCTCATCGATCTTCCTGGTTTTGGTCGTTCGCCATTGCCAGGTGGTGACTATTCCATTGAGTTGTTGACTGACCAAGTACTTAAGGTGACGCCGGAAAAAGCTCACTACCTTGGCTGGTCAATGGGGGGGCTGGTTGCAACTAATATTGCCATATCTCACCCTCAGAGAGTCGAGTCGCTAATTACGGTGTCGAGCTCTCCTCGATTTGTTCAAGCTGACGACTGGCAACATGCCATGAAGCCAAACATTATGGATAGTTTTTGTCGTTATCTCGAAGAAGATTATCAAGGCACGATTATTCGTTTCTTAGCGATTCAGGCTATCGGCAGTGAAACGCAAAAAGAAGATATCCGTCGATTGCGTGACACCGTCTTTATTCACGGTATGCCGGCATCAAGAGCTTTGAGAGAAGGTTTAAATTTATTGAATGATGTTGATTTGCGCGAACAAATGAACGCTATCTCGGTACCATTTTTACGACTTTATGGTCGATTGGACTCGTTGGTTCCAGCAAAAGCAGCAGAAGAGGTTGGGCAGCTAGTGCCTCACTCAGAGCATCACGTTTTTCCCAAAGCGAGCCATGCTCCTTTCTTATCCCATACCGATCAATTTGTTGAGAAAGTTAGAGAGTTTTTAGTCGCATGA
- the bioC gene encoding malonyl-ACP O-methyltransferase BioC, with translation MSHLSSQDVARSFSQAAKTYDAAAFFQRIAGERLFERLDYFKLEPKHIVDLGCGTGVFTRELSARYSQAKVTGVDIAEGMIAWCKQQSQSEEYVCSDAVSLPFEDNSVDLIFSNLSIQWVEDLEKLFVELNRVLKPEGLLLFTTLGPDTLKELKQSFAAVDQYHHVNDFIDMHHVGDAMLQAKMLDPVVDAEPVVISYDKATELMRDLKDIGAHNIDRRRNSGLMSPKKLRAVEKAYQQFALDDGQLPATYELVYGHAFGSEQKQVTSYHEYIVELAEGKREV, from the coding sequence ATGAGTCATCTGAGTTCACAAGACGTAGCGCGTTCTTTTAGTCAGGCAGCTAAGACTTATGATGCAGCTGCATTCTTTCAGCGGATTGCTGGTGAGCGACTGTTTGAGCGATTGGATTATTTTAAGCTTGAGCCTAAGCATATTGTTGACCTAGGTTGTGGTACAGGTGTTTTTACTCGCGAATTATCGGCGCGTTACTCGCAAGCGAAAGTGACAGGGGTTGATATTGCCGAGGGGATGATCGCTTGGTGTAAACAGCAATCACAATCTGAAGAATATGTTTGCTCAGATGCGGTTTCATTACCTTTTGAAGATAATTCGGTTGATCTTATCTTTTCGAATTTGTCGATTCAATGGGTCGAAGATCTAGAAAAATTATTTGTTGAATTGAACCGTGTCTTAAAGCCAGAAGGATTGCTACTGTTTACTACCTTAGGCCCTGACACCTTAAAAGAATTAAAACAGAGTTTTGCTGCAGTTGATCAGTATCATCACGTTAACGATTTTATTGATATGCATCATGTTGGCGATGCCATGCTACAAGCCAAAATGCTAGATCCGGTTGTTGACGCTGAGCCGGTAGTGATCAGTTATGATAAAGCCACTGAGCTGATGCGGGATTTAAAAGATATTGGCGCGCATAATATTGACCGTCGCCGTAATTCGGGGTTAATGAGCCCTAAAAAATTACGCGCTGTCGAAAAAGCTTACCAACAATTTGCACTCGATGATGGCCAATTGCCCGCAACTTATGAGTTAGTTTATGGCCATGCTTTTGGTTCAGAGCAAAAACAAGTGACCAGTTATCATGAGTATATTGTTGAATTAGCGGAAGGGAAGCGAGAAGTTTAA
- the bioD gene encoding dethiobiotin synthase yields MSNVKRKFFVAGTDTEIGKTFISTALIRAFVANNLSTVGLKPIASGAEPVQGVLKNDDALQLQQASNMSFSYSEINPLCFEPAIAPHIAADLAGQTLNVEELANRVVMPDDADIILVEGAGGWLTPLNQKETYADWVEQEQLDVILVVGMKLGCLNHAMLSIRDIQSRGLTVKGWVANFAQGKMNMAEDNVQWLKQNITAPCLGVVPFQDTADSNSQDADGSLSDNVAELLDVSTLL; encoded by the coding sequence TTGAGTAACGTTAAACGTAAATTCTTCGTGGCAGGGACCGACACTGAGATCGGTAAAACCTTCATTTCAACGGCTTTGATTAGGGCTTTTGTAGCGAATAACCTTTCCACAGTAGGGTTAAAGCCCATTGCTTCTGGCGCAGAGCCTGTACAGGGTGTATTGAAAAATGATGATGCTTTGCAGTTACAGCAAGCATCAAATATGTCTTTCAGTTATAGCGAAATCAACCCGCTTTGCTTTGAACCAGCTATTGCACCGCATATTGCAGCAGATTTGGCCGGACAGACATTGAATGTTGAAGAGCTTGCTAATCGAGTTGTGATGCCGGATGACGCCGATATTATTTTAGTTGAAGGTGCTGGAGGCTGGCTTACGCCGTTAAATCAGAAGGAAACTTATGCTGATTGGGTTGAGCAAGAGCAGTTGGATGTCATTCTTGTGGTTGGTATGAAGTTAGGCTGCCTCAATCATGCCATGTTGAGTATTCGTGATATCCAAAGTCGTGGCCTGACCGTTAAGGGCTGGGTGGCAAACTTTGCTCAGGGGAAAATGAACATGGCAGAAGATAATGTACAGTGGTTAAAGCAGAATATTACTGCGCCTTGCCTTGGAGTAGTACCTTTTCAAGATACTGCAGATTCAAACTCGCAAGACGCAGATGGGTCTTTATCAGACAATGTTGCGGAATTATTGGATGTGAGTACTTTGCTCTGA
- a CDS encoding diacylglycerol kinase — protein sequence MKPGKTGITRIIHACHYSWLGLKAAWKHEAAFRQELLLAIVLLPLSFIVGQSASQIALMILSVFLVLLIELINSALEAVVDRFGGEHHQLSGRAKDIGSAAVAVAILNLLLVWGVILVSNYF from the coding sequence ATGAAGCCCGGAAAAACTGGTATTACAAGAATTATTCATGCTTGCCACTACTCATGGCTGGGCTTGAAAGCTGCGTGGAAGCATGAGGCTGCTTTTCGTCAGGAATTGCTTTTGGCGATTGTTTTGTTGCCATTGAGTTTTATTGTCGGTCAGTCAGCAAGTCAAATTGCCTTAATGATCCTGTCGGTATTCTTGGTGCTGTTAATAGAACTGATCAATTCGGCTTTAGAAGCTGTGGTCGACCGATTTGGCGGTGAACATCATCAATTGTCCGGCAGAGCAAAGGATATCGGCTCTGCGGCAGTTGCGGTAGCAATCTTAAACCTATTGCTTGTCTGGGGCGTCATCTTAGTCAGTAATTACTTCTAG
- a CDS encoding alpha/beta fold hydrolase — translation MNKQAVTFILAHGAGADSQSEFMQFMKRHISDDIIEVVTFDFPYMVRRQKTGKKSPPDRMPTLIDAFHQQINSISSGPIVIGGKSMGGRVATMIADEANVSGVVAMGYPFHPPGKPEKTRTEHLAELETPSLILQGTRDTFGKPEEVAQYQLSPKLKVQWLQDGNHSLETLKRSEVTTEQSWKLAAQAAQSFIHQLVAS, via the coding sequence ATGAACAAGCAGGCCGTAACATTCATTTTAGCCCATGGTGCTGGAGCAGATTCACAGTCTGAGTTCATGCAGTTTATGAAACGCCACATTAGCGATGACATTATTGAAGTGGTTACTTTTGACTTCCCTTACATGGTACGTCGTCAGAAAACGGGCAAAAAGTCACCACCTGATCGCATGCCTACATTAATCGATGCCTTTCATCAGCAGATTAACTCCATAAGCAGTGGACCTATTGTGATTGGAGGCAAGTCGATGGGAGGCCGTGTTGCTACCATGATTGCTGATGAAGCAAATGTCAGTGGCGTCGTGGCAATGGGTTACCCTTTCCATCCGCCCGGCAAACCTGAAAAAACTCGAACTGAGCACTTGGCTGAGCTGGAAACGCCCAGCCTGATTCTCCAAGGAACGCGCGACACTTTTGGCAAGCCAGAAGAAGTGGCTCAGTATCAATTAAGCCCTAAACTTAAAGTGCAGTGGCTACAAGATGGTAATCACAGCCTGGAAACTTTAAAACGGTCAGAAGTAACCACTGAGCAAAGCTGGAAGTTAGCAGCGCAAGCCGCACAAAGCTTTATTCATCAGCTCGTCGCAAGCTAA
- a CDS encoding Dam family site-specific DNA-(adenine-N6)-methyltransferase → MSIAQPLKFQRPFLKWAGGKFRLLPKILHHLPQGKKLIEPFVGSGVVFLNADYDRYLLADINPDLINLFRDLKRGKTSFIHYCANYFTEANNKEKRFYELREYFNQLEAGKERSALFLYFNRHGYNGLCRYNRSGGFNVPFGRYKRPYFPGHELEVFAAKAQKAEFRCQNFRQSFNASRNGDVIYCDPPYLPQSLTANFTDYTKQGFSYDQQAELGFLAERAQGKGVFTAISNHDTLVAREIYHRASTVLHFDVQRFISCDGNNRSKAKELLALYKS, encoded by the coding sequence ATGTCGATAGCCCAGCCTTTAAAGTTTCAAAGACCTTTCCTTAAGTGGGCTGGTGGCAAGTTTAGATTATTACCTAAGATTCTGCATCATTTGCCTCAAGGAAAAAAGCTGATTGAGCCGTTTGTCGGTTCTGGCGTGGTATTTTTGAATGCTGACTATGATCGTTACTTGCTCGCTGACATCAACCCCGATCTCATTAACCTTTTCCGTGATCTAAAGCGTGGTAAGACGAGCTTTATTCATTATTGCGCGAACTACTTTACTGAGGCCAATAACAAAGAAAAGCGTTTTTATGAACTTCGTGAATACTTTAATCAATTAGAAGCTGGAAAAGAACGCTCCGCTTTATTCTTATATTTTAACCGTCATGGCTATAATGGACTTTGTCGATATAATCGTTCTGGTGGCTTTAATGTGCCCTTTGGGCGCTACAAAAGACCCTATTTTCCAGGCCATGAACTGGAAGTTTTTGCCGCAAAAGCACAAAAGGCAGAGTTCCGTTGCCAAAACTTTCGACAATCATTTAACGCCTCGAGAAATGGTGATGTGATTTATTGCGATCCACCGTATCTTCCGCAAAGCCTTACCGCCAATTTTACTGACTATACAAAGCAAGGCTTTAGCTATGACCAGCAGGCGGAGCTAGGCTTTTTAGCGGAACGAGCACAAGGGAAAGGCGTATTTACTGCGATATCCAATCACGACACGCTAGTCGCACGAGAGATATATCATAGAGCTTCAACAGTCCTACACTTTGACGTGCAACGATTTATCTCTTGCGATGGCAATAATCGCTCAAAAGCCAAGGAGCTACTAGCCCTTTATAAGAGCTAG
- a CDS encoding DUF2970 domain-containing protein yields the protein MNQDTPKTNESSLESSTESKKATGNIEQATEEKPQGTGFWSTVQSVLGAMFGVQTEQQREKDFEKGSAVQFIVGGIIFVVVFILTILYFVNSALESAGAG from the coding sequence ATGAACCAGGATACCCCAAAAACCAATGAGTCCTCATTGGAATCCTCTACTGAATCTAAAAAAGCCACTGGTAACATCGAACAAGCCACCGAAGAAAAACCTCAAGGTACTGGCTTTTGGTCGACCGTACAAAGTGTTTTAGGCGCGATGTTTGGCGTTCAAACAGAGCAGCAGCGAGAAAAAGACTTTGAAAAAGGTAGCGCGGTACAGTTTATTGTCGGCGGAATTATCTTTGTTGTGGTATTTATTTTAACGATTCTCTATTTCGTTAACTCAGCTTTAGAGAGCGCTGGCGCTGGCTAG
- a CDS encoding 3-deoxy-7-phosphoheptulonate synthase: MAQRTADGWTPDSWKTKPVSQQIKYGDPQALQQVVEKLCQLPPLVSSSEVDALKARIAEAQSGQRFIVQGGDCAESFSDCNADAISQKVRSLLSLSLLVSQKTQQPITRIGRIAGQYAKPRSALTETQGDTTLTSYRGDLVNHVHFTESARNPDPARMLEGYSYASLTLNYIRSLLEGELDELFNLEQEVSSLKDLSRHKQLHQSLRNFRDALNLFHQFNGKQTAHKNLTEFYTSHEALHLHYEQALTRQANNGRWYNLSTHFPWVGMRTVQNDSAHLEYLRGIANPIAIKVGPTVEPKDLVELCQWINPENEPGRLTLIQRFGHQHIAQKLPAMIQAIQAADINVLWSCDPMHGNTQVGANEYKTRDFQHIQSELQQAFDIHQQHNSHLGAVHLEMTGEAVMECVGSSYAVEHQELGKAYTSLVDPRLNLSQAFELIDNLKLSLAENKQKNTSNP; this comes from the coding sequence ATGGCACAGCGTACTGCTGACGGCTGGACTCCTGATAGTTGGAAGACTAAGCCCGTCAGTCAACAGATAAAATACGGTGATCCACAAGCGTTACAGCAAGTGGTGGAGAAGCTGTGCCAACTACCACCGTTGGTATCCTCATCAGAGGTAGATGCGTTAAAAGCTCGTATTGCTGAAGCCCAGTCCGGACAACGCTTTATCGTTCAGGGTGGCGACTGCGCAGAATCATTTTCCGACTGTAATGCTGATGCTATTTCACAGAAAGTTCGCAGCTTACTTAGCTTAAGCTTATTGGTAAGCCAAAAAACGCAACAACCAATCACCCGCATCGGCCGTATTGCAGGTCAGTATGCAAAGCCCCGTTCTGCGCTTACTGAAACTCAAGGTGACACCACGCTCACCAGCTACCGCGGTGACTTGGTTAATCATGTACACTTTACTGAATCCGCTCGTAACCCAGATCCGGCACGCATGCTTGAAGGCTATAGTTATGCCTCGCTGACCCTGAACTATATTCGCTCTTTATTGGAGGGCGAGTTAGACGAGCTGTTCAATCTCGAACAAGAAGTTTCCTCACTCAAAGATTTATCCCGTCACAAGCAATTACACCAAAGCTTGCGTAACTTTCGTGACGCGCTGAATCTGTTCCATCAATTTAACGGTAAGCAAACTGCCCACAAAAACTTAACGGAGTTTTATACCAGCCACGAAGCGCTTCACCTGCATTACGAGCAAGCACTGACTCGCCAAGCCAATAATGGTCGCTGGTATAACCTATCAACTCACTTCCCATGGGTTGGCATGAGGACAGTACAAAACGATAGCGCTCATTTAGAATATTTACGCGGTATCGCTAATCCAATAGCAATTAAAGTTGGTCCAACTGTTGAGCCTAAAGATCTCGTCGAACTATGCCAATGGATTAACCCTGAAAACGAGCCAGGCCGTCTCACCTTGATACAACGATTTGGCCATCAACATATCGCGCAAAAACTACCAGCAATGATTCAAGCCATTCAAGCTGCTGATATTAACGTTTTGTGGAGCTGCGACCCGATGCATGGCAATACTCAGGTAGGCGCGAATGAATATAAAACACGTGACTTCCAACATATTCAGTCAGAATTGCAGCAAGCTTTTGATATTCACCAGCAACACAATTCCCACTTAGGCGCTGTTCACCTCGAAATGACTGGCGAGGCCGTTATGGAGTGCGTCGGCAGTAGTTACGCTGTTGAGCACCAAGAACTGGGTAAAGCCTACACCAGCTTAGTCGACCCACGACTTAATTTAAGCCAAGCCTTTGAATTGATTGACAATTTGAAATTATCTTTGGCTGAGAACAAACAAAAAAACACATCAAATCCTTGA
- the radA gene encoding DNA repair protein RadA: MAKVKTTYVCQECGSETPQWAGQCGQCKAWNSMVEQANVKQSKGEKSSRFTGYAGEQSKVVQMDKVDLSEVPRMGSGMSELDRVLGGGLVPGSVVLMGGDPGIGKSTILLQSLCGISKDMPVLYVTGEESMQQVTMRAQRLGLETGDFSLLTETQVEQITTQALMQKPKVMVVDSIQTIYTEMLQSAPGGVAQVRESAAQLVRFAKQTGTTLFVVGHVTKDGALAGPRVLEHMVDAVLYFEGERDGRLRLLRAVKNRFGAVNELGVFAMTDEGLKQVKNPSAIFLSKYTDPVAGSAIVSTWEGTRPMLVEIQALVDTSHAPQPKRVAVGLDHQRIAMLLAVLNRHGGVATFDQDVFANVVGGVRVMETSSDLALIAAIISSLRNRPLEEHLVIFGEVGLAGEVRPVPNGQERLKEAEKHGFKKAIVPKGNLPSKPINGLEIHGVSRLQEMINLL, encoded by the coding sequence ATGGCGAAAGTAAAAACAACCTATGTCTGCCAAGAATGTGGCTCTGAAACACCACAATGGGCAGGTCAATGTGGCCAATGTAAAGCTTGGAACTCGATGGTCGAGCAGGCTAACGTTAAGCAATCTAAGGGTGAGAAAAGTTCTCGCTTTACGGGTTACGCTGGCGAGCAAAGTAAAGTGGTGCAAATGGACAAGGTGGATTTGTCGGAAGTGCCACGTATGGGGTCGGGCATGTCCGAGCTGGATCGTGTGCTAGGCGGTGGTTTAGTGCCGGGGTCTGTGGTGTTGATGGGCGGAGATCCTGGAATTGGTAAGTCAACCATCCTGCTACAAAGTTTATGTGGGATAAGTAAAGATATGCCTGTGCTGTACGTGACAGGGGAGGAGTCAATGCAGCAGGTCACGATGCGAGCGCAGCGTCTAGGGCTTGAAACGGGCGACTTTTCTTTATTAACAGAAACCCAAGTCGAACAAATTACCACGCAAGCATTGATGCAAAAACCGAAAGTGATGGTAGTGGATTCGATCCAGACGATTTACACCGAAATGCTACAATCAGCGCCTGGCGGTGTGGCACAGGTTCGTGAAAGTGCTGCACAATTAGTTCGGTTCGCGAAGCAAACGGGAACCACGCTGTTTGTTGTCGGCCACGTGACAAAAGACGGCGCATTAGCTGGACCACGTGTACTTGAGCATATGGTGGATGCAGTATTGTATTTTGAAGGAGAGCGAGACGGTCGCTTGCGTTTGCTTCGAGCAGTGAAAAACCGCTTTGGTGCAGTCAATGAGTTAGGGGTTTTTGCCATGACTGACGAGGGTTTGAAGCAAGTCAAAAACCCCTCTGCAATTTTTCTATCAAAATATACTGACCCCGTTGCGGGTAGCGCGATTGTATCGACGTGGGAAGGAACTCGCCCCATGTTGGTCGAGATTCAGGCGTTAGTGGATACCTCACACGCACCTCAACCAAAACGGGTTGCGGTTGGTTTGGATCACCAAAGAATAGCTATGTTGTTAGCGGTGCTCAACCGCCATGGTGGTGTCGCGACCTTTGATCAAGACGTTTTCGCCAACGTGGTCGGTGGGGTTCGAGTGATGGAAACCAGCTCAGATTTGGCATTAATCGCGGCGATTATTTCGAGCTTACGGAATCGTCCACTGGAAGAGCATCTAGTGATTTTCGGTGAAGTGGGCTTGGCGGGAGAAGTGCGTCCTGTGCCAAATGGCCAAGAGCGTTTAAAGGAAGCTGAGAAACATGGTTTTAAGAAAGCCATTGTGCCGAAAGGCAACCTTCCATCAAAACCGATCAACGGTTTGGAGATACATGGCGTCAGCCGCTTACAGGAAATGATTAACTTACTGTGA
- a CDS encoding ion channel: protein MTDTLSKNWNNRLKSLSKVLKAKYWFPHWIMAALFVLGGIWLFQTDLGDHWIPYLKQLFTGQVELSAKNVPPLVVGGGMILMSFGLLLHSRVAWSMSLFLASLALVSIIWSDRSIWQLIYFVFLIVSLSLFRQSFYKSSVAANSIFALTSMVMLLLYSVIGSFYLGKEFDPHIDDWVTAFYYSIVTMTTVGYGDINPISVEAKLFTISVIILGVAVFATSLTAVIAPMVRTSLAKMMVHKGNSMKRDNHYIVIGNSSLAINTCKELKNRGNHVTRVVQPHVDKDSVSGDDVVFGEPSEIDILEECGLKSAKGVISLLDDDSENAFVILAVREVTHDVKTVTAVNDAHNLKRVKLVQPDIIIAPQILGGELVAMHLEGEEVSSDFLMERLFQH from the coding sequence ATGACTGATACATTGAGCAAAAACTGGAATAATCGATTGAAGTCGCTCAGTAAAGTGCTGAAGGCTAAGTACTGGTTTCCGCATTGGATTATGGCGGCGTTGTTTGTTTTGGGAGGTATCTGGCTATTTCAGACGGATTTAGGCGACCATTGGATACCCTATCTGAAACAACTTTTCACGGGCCAAGTCGAGTTGTCCGCTAAAAATGTTCCTCCTTTAGTCGTCGGCGGTGGAATGATTTTAATGTCATTCGGATTATTACTGCATTCCAGAGTTGCTTGGTCAATGTCGCTGTTTTTGGCGAGCTTAGCTTTGGTCAGTATCATTTGGTCTGATCGCAGTATCTGGCAGCTGATTTATTTTGTCTTTCTTATTGTGTCCTTGTCGTTATTTCGACAGTCGTTTTATAAGTCCAGCGTCGCTGCAAACTCTATTTTTGCTTTAACCTCAATGGTGATGTTGCTGCTGTATTCCGTGATCGGAAGTTTTTATCTCGGTAAAGAATTTGACCCTCATATCGATGATTGGGTAACAGCTTTTTATTATTCTATCGTCACCATGACGACGGTGGGCTATGGCGATATTAACCCTATTTCTGTAGAGGCTAAGTTGTTTACCATATCGGTTATTATTTTAGGTGTGGCTGTTTTCGCAACATCGTTAACCGCGGTGATCGCACCTATGGTACGAACAAGCCTAGCGAAAATGATGGTTCATAAAGGAAATTCTATGAAAAGAGACAATCATTACATTGTTATTGGTAACAGCTCATTAGCAATTAATACATGCAAAGAGCTCAAAAACCGTGGCAATCATGTCACAAGAGTTGTCCAGCCTCATGTTGATAAAGATAGTGTTTCTGGTGATGATGTGGTGTTTGGAGAGCCTAGTGAAATCGATATCTTAGAAGAGTGCGGCTTGAAAAGTGCAAAAGGTGTTATCTCGCTATTAGATGATGACTCTGAAAATGCCTTCGTCATCTTAGCCGTTAGAGAAGTGACCCATGATGTTAAAACGGTTACCGCTGTGAATGATGCGCATAATCTTAAGCGTGTGAAGTTGGTTCAACCTGATATCATTATAGCGCCTCAGATCCTAGGTGGTGAGTTAGTAGCAATGCATCTAGAGGGTGAAGAGGTATCTTCTGACTTTTTGATGGAACGATTATTCCAACATTAA